The nucleotide window TGTGTAGTCCAAAGTCTTCAGGTAAGGTTCTGAACCTGAGATTCAAGATGTAAGAATATCAGAGGCAGTATGGTTGTGTGTGTTGTAAGGCTTTCAAGCCGTCTAATGCATGAGGGAGCATTGGAATAATTCTTGTTTGATGGCCTTCCACATTTCTTGTTGGTTATAGTTACTGTGCTAATTTTATGTCCAGCATTTGCCCAAAGGAAAGATGCCAATAAAATGATGTATTCATTATATaagtattttaatatatttttatcaaTACTTGCTTGAATGGATTGCCTGACATTACATTGCAGAATTTTTAAGTCCTACCTTCAGGCAAATCTCATGCTTACTAGCAAAAATGAAAGTGTGAAATGCtttttaatgtatatttaaCAACAGATAGTCTTGTGATTACTGATGTGTATTCTCTCTGGATTTTTCCCTTGCTATCAGAAGGCAATGTTAAGAGACAACATTTTTACACATTTATGCTATTTACATCCATCATATCCTTacttttttacatatttttaactGTCATTTATAAGAAGGCTACAAAAAAAGTAATCTCTCAAGTCTAAACCATACCAAGGTTGCAAGCTTACAATCAATCAATTGCCAGTAATAGTCCAGGAAGAAAAGGATTAAGGTACAAGTGTTATGTGCTGTTTTCAAGAGATTTTGCCTTGCATCAAAGTTTCTTATGAAATGGTTTCAGTCTTATATATGCTTGTATTTGAGGAGCAAATCTATCAATTGTATTTATTTAGCTCTTTCTAATAGTGTTACCATTTAATAGTGATTAGGTacaattttctgtattttacagTGATGTGCACAACAGCTCATGTTTTACTAATTTATTCTAAATAGTAGCATTCTGCAGAGATCACtgttgttaaaataaaaatactgaaagcaTTTTAGATCACAGAGTCCCAGGGTCTACATTTTGTGTACTCTAGCACTATTAAAATCAATCTGGTTTTCTAACTGTGACTCTACAGTATTTGCATGGATGGAAAGTTTGTGTTGTTTGGTCAAGTTCTAGTAACACTGTTTGCATCTTGTTTTTTGAGCTTAGTGTTTCATGTTCAGGAAGCAGAGCACCTTCTTCAATAATTATGCAGAATCAATAagcttttctttgtgttttgtctttgttGTTTCTTTGATATGGCCTCTAGGATGCTGCAGGCAAGGTGCTGGACCGCTGGGCCATCATGTCCAGGGAAGAAGAGATCATTACCCTTCAGCAGTTCCTGAGATTTGGAGAAACGAAATCTATCGTGGAGCTGATGGCAATTCAAGAAAAGGAAgggcaggctgtggctgtgccatcTTCAAAGACAGATTCAGATATAAGGACTTTTATTGAAAGCAATAATCGCACCAGGAGCCCAAGTCTCCTTGCTCACCTGGAGAATAGCAACCCTTCCAGCATTCATCATTTTGAAAACATCCCGAATAGCCTTGCATTCCTGCTTCCATTCCAGTACATAAATCCAGTCTCTGCtccactgctggggctgcctccaAATGGCCTCCTGCTGGAACAGCCAGCAATGAGGCTCCGTGAACCAAGCCTTACGACCCAAAACGAATATAATGAGAGCAGTGAATCTGAAGTTTCCCCTACACCTTTCAAGAATGAGCAAGCATCCAGCAGAAATGCTTTGACCAGCATCACAAATGTGGAGCCCAAAACTGAGCCAGCCTGTGTGTCTCCTGTTCAAACACCTACGCCAGTCAATGATTTATCGAAAACAGAGCATACAAAAAGCTCATTCCGAATTCACAGAATGAGGAGAATGGGGTCAGCTTCCAGGAAAGGAAGAGTGTTTTGCAATGCATGTGGCAAAACTTTCTACGACAAAGGTACTCTTAAAATCCACTACAATGCTGTGCACCTGAAAATCAAGCATCGATGCACTATTGAAGGCTGCAATATGGTCTTCAGCTCTCTCAGAAGCCGCAATCGCCACAGTGCTAACCCAAATCCCCGCCTTCACATGCCTATGCTAAGGAATAACCGTGACAAAGATCTAATTCGTGCTACATCAGGTGCCGCCACTCCTGTCATAGCAAGTACGAAGTCCAACCTAACTTTAACAAGCCCTGGGCGTCCACCGATGGGGTTTACCACTCCCCCTCTGGACCCAGTACTACAGAACCCTCTTCCCAGTCAGCTGGTCTTCCCAGCTTTAAAGACTGTCCAACCTGTTCCTcctttttacagaaatttactTACTCCTGGAGAGATGGTGAGTCCTCCAACCTCACTCCCGACCAGTCCCATAATACCAGCTGTGAGTGGCATGGAGCAGCATCCCCCTCCTCCTTCAGAGTCATCAGTACCTTCAGTGTTGATGCCTACCCCAGAGCCCAATGCAGACCTTGCCCCCAAGAAGAAGCCAAGGAAGTCAAGCATGCCAGTTAAAATTGAAAAGGAAGTTATCGACACTGCTGATGAGTTTGATGATGAAGACGAAGAGGTGAATGACAGGAGCACAATGGTGAATGACATTGGTCATGACAATCACTGCCATTCTCAGGAGGAAATGAGCCCAGGCCTGTCTGTTAAAGacttttccaaaagtgacagaagCAGATGTATGTCCAGACCAGACATAAGAAGGGCAGACAGCATGACATCAGAAGACCAGGAGCATGAGAGAGACTATGAAAATGAGTCAGAGTC belongs to Haemorhous mexicanus isolate bHaeMex1 chromosome Z, bHaeMex1.pri, whole genome shotgun sequence and includes:
- the BNC2 gene encoding zinc finger protein basonuclin-2 isoform X4; translation: MSFFPSLSEEAEVDVRDRHTQRHRERKRARDLTLRDSCTDNSMQFGTRTAATDSGFMGTWQNTDTNLLFRMSQQAIRCTLVNCTCECFQPGKINLRTCDQCKHGWVAHALDKLSTQHLYHPTQVEIVQSNVVFDISSLMLYGTQAVPVRLKILLDRLFSVLKQEEVLHILHGLGWTLRDYVRGYILQDAAGKVLDRWAIMSREEEIITLQQFLRFGETKSIVELMAIQEKEGQAVAVPSSKTDSDIRTFIESNNRTRSPSLLAHLENSNPSSIHHFENIPNSLAFLLPFQYINPVSAPLLGLPPNGLLLEQPAMRLREPSLTTQNEYNESSESEVSPTPFKNEQASSRNALTSITNVEPKTEPACVSPVQTPTPVNDLSKTEHTKSSFRIHRMRRMGSASRKGRVFCNACGKTFYDKGTLKIHYNAVHLKIKHRCTIEGCNMVFSSLRSRNRHSANPNPRLHMPMLRNNRDKDLIRATSGAATPVIASTKSNLTLTSPGRPPMGFTTPPLDPVLQNPLPSQLVFPALKTVQPVPPFYRNLLTPGEMVSPPTSLPTSPIIPAVSGMEQHPPPPSESSVPSVLMPTPEPNADLAPKKKPRKSSMPVKIEKEVIDTADEFDDEDEEVNDRSTMVNDIGHDNHCHSQEEMSPGLSVKDFSKSDRSRCMSRPDIRRADSMTSEDQEHERDYENESESSEPKLCEESLEGDDRLHEPGEKSMMHSDRPDENHNDSSNQDVIKVKEEYTDPTYDMFYMSQYGLYNGGSASMAALHESFASTFNYSSPQKFSPEGEMCSSPDPKICYVCKKSFKSSYSVKLHYRNVHLKEMHVCTVAGCNAAFPSRRSRDRHSANINLHRKLLTKELDDMGLDTSQPSLSKDLRDEFLVKIYGAQHQMGLDIREDTSSPAGTEDSHMNGYGRGMAEDYMVLDLSTTSSIQSSSSIHSSRESDAGSDEGILLDDVDGASDSGESAHKADAPALAVGMGTDVPGSLMFNSVSKLQG
- the BNC2 gene encoding zinc finger protein basonuclin-2 isoform X5 translates to MSFFPSLSEEAEVDVRDRHTQRHRERKRARDLTLRDSCTDNSMQFGTRTAATDSGFMGTWQNTDTNLLFRMSQQAIRCTLVNCTCECFQPGKINLRTCDQCKHGWVAHALDKLSTQHLYHPTQVEIVQSNVVFDISSLMLYGTQAVPVRLKILLDRLFSVLKQEEVLHILHGLGWTLRDYVRGYILQDAAGKVLDRWAIMSREEEIITLQQFLRFGETKSIVELMAIQEKEGQAVAVPSSKTDSDIRTFIESNNRTRSPSLLAHLENSNPSSIHHFENIPNSLAFLLPFQYINPVSAPLLGLPPNGLLLEQPAMRLREPSLTTQNEYNESSESEVSPTPFKNEQASSRNALTSITNVEPKTEPACVSPVQTPTPVNDLSKTEHTKSSFRIHRMRRMGSASRKGRVFCNACGKTFYDKGTLKIHYNAVHLKIKHRCTIEGCNMVFSSLRSRNRHSANPNPRLHMPMLRNNRDKDLIRATSGAATPVIASTKSNLTLTSPGRPPMGFTTPPLDPVLQNPLPSQLVFPALKTVQPVPPFYRNLLTPGEMVSPPTSLPTSPIIPAVSGMEQHPPPPSESSVPSVLMPTPEPNADLAPKKKPRKSSMPVKIEKEVIDTADEFDDEDEEVNDRSTMVNDIGHDNHCHSQEEMSPGLSVKDFSKSDRSRCMSRPDIRRADSMTSEDQEHERDYENESESSEPKLCEESLEGDDRLHEPGEKSMMHSDRPDENHNDSSNQDVIKVKEEYTDPTYDMFYMSQYGLYNGGSASMAALHESFASTFNYSSPQKFSPEGEMCSSPDPKICYVCKKSFKSSYSVKLHYRNVHLKEMHVCTVAGCNAAFPSRRSRDRFELFHSLEHELSDCVGTYTN